Within Hydra vulgaris chromosome 02, alternate assembly HydraT2T_AEP, the genomic segment TAAACGATTGGAGTGAGGTTGTTAACTATTACAGataatacaaatgttttgtATAGCTTGTATACAGTGTTATATATATCAATGtataaagtgtatatatataaacgtgtttttttaaaaaaaaaaatgttagcaaCTATATATCGTATTTTATGCGATAAAAAATCTAGATTGATCCCAGAAGcccagaaaaattaaaagctgctctaaaaaaatgaatacttttttattgatttttatttttttaaattatttattgaaagaaaGGAAAACAAAGGAAATGCACATcctattttaataacattaatcaTTTCAATaagaatataatatattataaaataagtgtATTAGCTTATCAATGCTGTATACtaaaaaatacaactaaaatTCGGGTAACAGAGACAATTTTAATTGTTACTGTTAAATCGTTTTTAACAGATTCATTTGTTCacttgataaaattatattttagtacTTTAAGCAAATTTGTATTTGTTCGtgattaattttcaaataagtccataaatcaaaatatatctGTTAACAGGATTAAAACAACGATATGTTTAAATCAACAGTTTGATCgccaaaacataaattaaataaatagtgttatattacaaaattatttatttttagctatttttaaacactttttctGTTGTTATGGACGTTCCAAAAtcctataatattataaaggAGGGAATAAATTTAGCAAAgcaatgtttttctttttttcaaggttatttaggtgctcccagaagttcttacggtcttatcgcagagcaccgcggaagagcatttaaataGAGGTTCAcgtctccttccttaccaatctTGCTTATTGGGTCAGAGCCGACGTAGAAACTCAGACCTCTAGGTTCTGAGCCAAAACTcaaaccactgcgccacggctgcttaatgttaaaaaaacttttttctctgaaaaactataacttttttatttttcagatgaGATATAAATCAATCTAAATAACGacttaattaatgaaattaatgaaTGACTTGAGATTGTTAGAGAATTCTTCAAGTAGGttggatttaaaaattttataagggagaaaataaaaataaaccttatGTCAATCGAAGATTTCGCTAAGTCAAGTCTAGAGCTTGTCGAGATTTTAAGTCATTGGTTTTTAAGTCATTTAAGCGAAAAATCTTGGAAAAatgattgatgaaaaaataaaacaatgttcGTTAAAAAATTGGGTAAGCCTGAGTTTAGATGGAAAGTTTccaaataaagatttaatttcttGTTGAAAATATCCCTTTGACGGCCCAGAAAATGTTGGAATTTATTATGAACTTAGGCTCCACAAGCTATTCAAATCACCCTAATTAAGAAAATGCTATATAGAACGTAGTTCCAGTTTGTCAGAAAGagaaatttcaaacaaaattttagaaGTTTAAAAAGCTTTGTAGTTACGTATAACAACttgtgttttttaatgttttattattccatatttactaatgatttttttactttttaattaaatttttttctttttgtctcTAACTTGATTTTAATGattctttcttatttttattgcttttttttcatttacaataAGAGTTGTATTTCATACgaaataatagttttgttaGCTAAGACGTTCTTTATGTTGACGTTTTCTATGTAAAGAACAGTAAGCTCAGAAAAACTGTTACTGTTGCACAATTTAAACTTCTCTAATATCGACGACATAATTTTTAGGACTCGAGACAGGGTTTCAAGGAAAAATTGGGAACATCGCGGTAGATATTATTGCTGGTGGTGTTAATGTTGATATGGAAAGTCTTTTAAAGACTTTTCCCACGAAGATGGTTTTTATGTGCAGCAAAAGTTTGCCCAAGCCAATAAATGGACTTTTTGTATTGCAAAATTTCTTAAAAGCAAAATCTTTGCTGTTCTTATATATCCTATATCTGAAACACAGCATAACACTTACAGAGGTTTGCCCAAACTCAACAAACTCAGAGTAAACGATTGGAATGAGGTTGTTAACTATTACAGGTAATACAAATGTTGTGTATAGCTTGTATACAGTGTTATATATATCAATGTATACAGTGTATAATTATGTGTTATTTTAAACAAGAAGTGGTAACAACTATATATCGTATTTTATGCGATAAAAAATCAAGATTGATCCCAGAAGcccaaaaaaactaaaagttgccctaaaaaaaaaaattctttttttttcatttttagttttttaaattatttattgaaagaaaggaaaaaaaggaAATGAACATCCTATTTTAATGACATTCATCATTTCAATaagtatacaaaatattaaaaaataagtatattagcTTATCATAGCTGTATACTGAAAATacaactaaaattttagaaGTTTAAAAAGCTTTGTCGTTACATATTACAACTTgtagtttttaatgttttattattcaatatttactaatgagttttttactttataattcaatttttttttgttatcaatttgtttttattaattttttattatttttattgctttttttttcatttattataagaGGTGTATCTCATACGAAATGTAATTTTTGTTCGATAAGACGTTTTTTATGCTGACGTTTTCCATGTAAAGAAAAGTGAGCTTTGAAAAACTGTTACCGTTGCACAATTAAAACTTCTCTATGTCGACGACATAATTTTTTGGACTTGAGAGGTGGTTTTTAGGAATATCTGGAAACATCGCGGTAGATATTAATGCTGGTAGGGTTAATGTTGATATGGAAAGTCTCGTAAAGACTTTTCCAACGTAGAtggtttttacatttaataaaagtttgcCTAAGCCAAAAAATGGACTTTTTGTATTGCAAAATTTCTTAAAAGCAAAGTCTCTGCTGTTCCTATATTTACCATATCAGAAACACAGCTTAACACTTACAGGGGTTTGCCCAAACTCAACAAACTCAGAGTAAACGATTGGAATGAGGTTGTTAACTATTACAGATAATACAAATGTTGTGTATAGCTTGTATACAGTGTTATATATATCAATGTATACAGTGTATAAATATCAACGTGTTACTTTTACCAAGATATGGTAACAACTATATATCGTATTTTATGCGATAAAAAATCAAGATTGATCCCAGAAGcccaaaaaactaaaacttgccttaaaaaaaaatacctttttcataatttttatatttttaactaatttattgaaAGAAAGGGAAACAAAGGAATtgaatatcataaaaatataaaataataaaaaaataagtatattagcTTATCATTGCTGTATACTGAAAATACAACTAAAAGTCGGGTAATAGAgacaatttaattattactGTTAAATCGTTTTTAATAGATTAATTTGTTCACTtgataaagtcatttttttagtactttaaGCAAATTTGTATTTGTTCGTGATTAATATTCAAATAAGTCCATGACCCAAAATATATCTGTTAAAATGTAATGATAGTTCATATATACGCAATACGCAATCAACAAGAGCAGGCTTGTGAACGGAAAAAGTTTaagatagaaaaataaaaaataatagttttttattttattagttattagaattaaaataaaaataaaaaagaagactGAATAAAAATATCACATTGTCAAGATAACATAATAATATGGATTGAGAAAGTATTGAGAAACTTGTTGCAGATTTACTTGAAAAACAAAGCAATGCAAACTTAGATGaaaccaaaaaacttttgaaaaaacaagaGAAAAGCTTTGCGTCTTTAACAGCTGCGAACTTGAAAATGTTCACTGAGAGACTTGACAAGtacgaaaaagaaaatataaagaacctaataaaaataaataaattcgaAAATGATTTggaacaaacaaataaaaaagtcgtCTCCTTAGAAAATGATTTACTcgaaatgaaaaaatttattcaaaccaATGACAATATTGCTTCAGAAAAATTTGAACTTgtgaaatcaaaaacaaaagagaTAAGTTCAAAGCTAAAAGACAACAGCGagatattaaaactaaaaagtaagcTCAGAGAAATAGAAGATAGATCCAGAAGAAACAATCTGAGAGTCGATGGTTTAAAGGAAAGCAAAAATGAAAGTTGGAGTGATAGTGAGGctaaagtgttaaaattatttgaagaaaCTCTTCggttaaaacatataaaaatagaaaggaCACATAGAACTGGTTCTAGAGACAATAAAAAAGTCAGATCCATAGTTTTGAAATTGCTCAATTATAAAGACAAggaaaacattctaaaaaactCTCGGAAATTGAAAggggaaaatatttatatcaatgagGATTATTGCGCGGAGACGATGCTAATTAGAAAAGAATTACGGGCGGGCATGAAAAAAGCACGAGAAGCTGGATTGTTTGCGTATATTTCATACGACAAGTTGGTGGTTCGCGAATGGTCTCGAAAAGcaacgtaaatattttatattttttttaacgatactttatttttatttttttttagtttttcaaattttaatttaacttttagaaaTGGAGAACACTCTCTCTTCAAAtattaatgctaaaaatattgttcTTAGCGATAATAACTCTGATAATCATACTGAAACCTTATTAGAAAGTGAGTACTACTCAATACCTGAATCTACTCAATATCACTGTGagaataagaataaattttcaatattgcaTATTAATATTCGAAGTATGAATAAAAACTTCGAGAACTTTAAGTGTTTATTGGGAGAACTTaatcatgattttaaaataatttgtttcacaGAAACTTGGCTTAAAAGCAATGAAACAAATTCTAATTTTGAGTTAAGAAACTATACATCAGTTCAACAAATGCGCGATATTTGCGTTGGTGGTAGTAAAAGCATATACGTTCACAAttctattgattttatttagcGTAAAAATCTTAATGTAAACAATACAGATTGTAAGGCATTATGCgttgagataataaataaattagctaATAATTTCATAATCAATGCTATTTATAGAGCACCAGCTggtagtttaaaaacattcaaaacttaTCTGCGCACATtcctaaacacaaaaaatatattgcaaaagcATGTTTACGTAGTTGGGGATATCAACATTGACTTACTCAACCATGCCTTAAATagtgaagcaaaaacttttattgatattcTTCTCGAATACAACCTTATCTAAACTATAAACAAAGCAACAAGAGTAACTAAAAAATCATCGACATTATTAGATAATGTTATAACTAACAATTTTCATAATAGCCGTTTTAAAACTGGTATAATCAAGACTGATTTAACCGATCATTTTCCTATATTCCTTATTACTGAGAGCGTTACTCTAAATAATGCTACCCACAAATCAACAGTATTCATGAGACAAATCAATGAAAGTTCCAAatgccaatttaaaaatttattaaataattacgtCGATTGGAATCTTGTGCTGCAATCACACGATGTAAATAATGCTTATGATTTATTTCTAAaccaattttctaaaatgtatgaTAAGGCATTTCCTTTAAAAGTGAAAGTAATAAACTCAAAGTCGGTTGTATCCCCATGGATGACCAAAGGCCTACTAAAATCATcaaggaaaaaacaaaaactgtatgataaatatttaaaaaataaaacttataaaaattaaactaattacaataattataaaagtttatttaaaaaaacttaaaaaaaacaatcaaaagtaaattactatgctaaactgcttgaaaaaaacaaaggaaaccCTCAAAAAACATGGAGTGTTATTAGAGACTTAAttgggaaaaataaaattatttaaaataacataccgcaaaaacttattattgagggaaaaatgatttatcataaagaagttattatcgagaaattaaacaatttttttcttgatgttgGCCCAAACCTAGCAGCGAAAGTTCCAGTtggtcaaaaaaatttgatttatatcttGCAACAACTGATTTAATTATGGAAGAACCTATTTTATCCAAAAGTGAACTACATACTGCTtttaatattctgaaaaaaaataaaagtgcaggtatagatcaaattaatgttaatgtaaCTAAATCCTTTTATGATATTATCGAACTCTCattattccatatttttaatctctcacTTAAATCAGGTCATAttccagataaactaaaaattgcaaaaataacaccTATTTTCAAATCTGGCGATGAGACCAATAAttcaaactacagaccaatctcaGTCTTACCCtacttttctaaactaattgaacGTATTGTGTACAACAGAgtttataaatatctatctgaaaataagattttatataaaaatcaatacggttttaaaaaaaatcattctactaACCATGCAAGAATTGAATTGGTTAAGCATATATCAAATGGATTTAATAGTGAT encodes:
- the LOC136076302 gene encoding uncharacterized protein LOC136076302 is translated as MFTERLDKYEKENIKNLIKINKFENDLEQTNKKVVSLENDLLEMKKFIQTNDNIASEKFELVKSKTKEISSKLKDNSEILKLKSKLREIEDRSRRNNLRVDGLKESKNESWSDSEAKVLKLFEETLRLKHIKIERTHRTGSRDNKKVRSIVLKLLNYKDKENILKNSRKLKGENIYINEDYCAETMLIRKELRAGMKKAREAGLFAYISYDKLVVREWSRKAT